A part of Loxodonta africana isolate mLoxAfr1 chromosome 11, mLoxAfr1.hap2, whole genome shotgun sequence genomic DNA contains:
- the GNG8 gene encoding guanine nucleotide-binding protein G(I)/G(S)/G(O) subunit gamma-8, with the protein MSNNMAKIAEARKTVEQLKLEVNIDRMKVSQAAAELLTFCEAHAKDDPLVTPVPAAENPFRDKRLFCVLL; encoded by the exons ATGTCCAACAACATGGCCAAGATCGCCGAGGCCCGCAAGACGGTGGAACAGCTGAAGCTGGAGGTGAACATCGACCGCATGAAG GTGTCGCAGGCGGCGGCCGAGCTCCTGACCTTCTGTGAGGCTCACGCCAAAGACGACCCGCTGGTGACACCAGTGCCCGCCGCCGAGAACCCCTTCCGCGACAAGCGCCTCTTCTGCGTCCTGCTGTGA